TCGCGCTCGGGACACCGCGCGAGCTCAAGGCGACCCTGCGGGGCGACCTCGTGCGTTTGCGTTTCGCGGCGCCCCCGGACGCGGGGCGCTTCAAGGGCCTCGCCGCCGTCGAGAAGGTCGAGGTGAGGGGGAACGAGGCCGCGCTCACGGTGCGCGACGCCGCCGCGAACCTGCCCCGCGTCCTCGCCGCCGCGGGCGAGGTCGAAAGCGTCGAGGTGCATCGCCCGACCCTCGAGGACGTGTTCATCGCGCTCACGGGGCGCGAGATCCGCGACGACACGACGGAAGGCGAGGCGTTCTCGGACGCCATCATGCGCTCCGCGACGGGAGGGAGCAACCGATGAGCGGGCCCGTCGCCCGCGAGCGGGACGCGTCGCGGTCGGGCCCCGCGCTCGGGTGGTCGCACGAGATGCGCGCGATCGGCGCCATCTGGCTCAGGGAGTTCAAGGTCTTCACGCGCGAGCGCAGCCGCGTCATCTCCTCGATGTTCCAGCCGATCCTCTGGATCGCGTTCGTCGGCACGGGTCTCCAGGCCGCCGTGGACGCGGATCGTCTCGGCGGAACGGACTACCAGTCGTTCATCTTCCCGGGGGTCCTCGTGATGAGCACACTCTTCGGGACCATCTTCTACGGCCTCTACATCATCTGGGACCGCAAGCTCGACGTCCTCAAGGAGGTCCTCGTCGCGCCCGTGAGCCGGGCGAGCATCTTCTTCGGCAAGGTCGTGGGCGGAAGCACGGAAGCCGTCATCCAGGCGGTGTTCGTGCTCGTGGCCGGCTACGCGCTCGCGACCCTTGCGCCCTTCGCGTTCGCGGAGGGCATGGCCTCGACGCCCGTCTGGATCCTCCTTCCGGCGCTCGCGGTCGTGCTGCTCCTCGCGATCGGGTTCGTGAGCGTCGGTCTCTTCATCGGGAGCTTCTTCGAGAGCCTCGAAGGCTTCCAGGTGATCGCGAGCTTCCTCACGTTCCCGCTCTTCTTCCTCTCGGGCGCCCTCTACCCGCTCGACTCGCCCGGGTTCCCGACGTGGCTCGGCGTCGTCGCGCGACTCAACCCCGTGACCTACGCCGTGGACGCCCTGCGCGGGCTCCTCATCGGCCAGCACGCCTTCCCGTACTGGCTCGACTTCGCGGTCCTCGTCGGCTTCGCCGCCGTCATGATCGCGGCCGGGACGTGGGCGTTCAACCGGATGCGGTGAAGACGCTCTCGAACACGCGCCGATGGAACCAGTGAGGGCCCCGCTCCGTCTCGGGAGCGAACCGACCCCGCGG
This genomic stretch from Candidatus Thermoplasmatota archaeon harbors:
- a CDS encoding ABC transporter permease, with translation MSGPVARERDASRSGPALGWSHEMRAIGAIWLREFKVFTRERSRVISSMFQPILWIAFVGTGLQAAVDADRLGGTDYQSFIFPGVLVMSTLFGTIFYGLYIIWDRKLDVLKEVLVAPVSRASIFFGKVVGGSTEAVIQAVFVLVAGYALATLAPFAFAEGMASTPVWILLPALAVVLLLAIGFVSVGLFIGSFFESLEGFQVIASFLTFPLFFLSGALYPLDSPGFPTWLGVVARLNPVTYAVDALRGLLIGQHAFPYWLDFAVLVGFAAVMIAAGTWAFNRMR